The following are encoded in a window of Scophthalmus maximus strain ysfricsl-2021 chromosome 2, ASM2237912v1, whole genome shotgun sequence genomic DNA:
- the LOC118300121 gene encoding moesin isoform X1 — translation MPKTISVRVTTMDAELEFAIQPNTTGKQLFDQVVKTIGLREVWYFGLQYQDTKGFSTWLKLNKKVTAQDVRKESPLLFKFRAKFFPEDVTEELIQDATQRLFFLQVKEGILNDDIYCPPETAVLLASYAVQAKYADYNKEAHIPGYLSSEQLLPQRVLDQHKLNKEQWEERIQVWHEEHKGMMREESMMEYLKIAQDLEMYGVNYFNIKNKKGTELWLGVDALGLNIYEQNDKMTPKIGFPWSEIRNISFNDKKFVIKPIDKKAPDFVFYAPRLRINKRILALCMGNHELYMRRRKPDTIEVQQMKAQAREEKNHKKMERALLENEKRKREVAEKEKEKIEKEKEELMERLRQIEEQTKKAQQELEEQTQRALELEQERKRAQEEAERLETDLRGAEDAKMALLQQSENQMKNQEHLATELADLTSKISLLEDAKQKKEEEAVQWQHKATVVQEDLEKTKEELKNKVMAAHVQEPLNAENEHDENDESSAEASAEFTDAATYKDRSEEERMTEAEKNERLQKHLLALSSELANARDETKKTVNDMIHAENMRAGRDKYKTLRQIRSGNTKQRIDEFECM, via the exons ATGCCGAAAACG ATTAGTGTGAGAGTCACCACCATGGATGCTGAGCTGGAGTTTGCCATTCAGCCCAATACAACAGGGAAGCAGCTCTTCGACCAG GTGGTGAAGACCATTGGGCTGCGGGAGGTCTGGTACTTTGGACTCCAGTACCAGGACACAAAGGGTTTTTCAACATGGCTCAAGCTCAATAAGAAG GTGACAGCCCAGGATGTGAGGAAGGAAAGCCCGCTGCTGTTTAAGTTCCGTGCCAAATTCTTCCCCGAGGATGTGACCGAGGAGTTGATCCAGGACGCCACACAGCGGCTGTTCTTCCTGCAGGTAAAGGAGGGAATCTTAAACGACGACATTTACTGCCCCCCAGAGACAGCAGTCCTCCTGGCCTCCTATGCGGTCCAGGCCAAGTACGCCGACTACAATAAGGAAGCCCACATACCGGGCTACCTGTCCAGTGAACAGCTGCTGCCTCAGAG GGTTCTGGACCAGCACAAACTCAACAAGGAACAGTGGGAAGAGAGGATTCAAGTGTGGCACGAAGAGCACAAGGGCATGATGAG AGAGGAATCCATGATGGAGTATCTGAAGATCGCTCAAGACCTTGAAATGTATGGAGTCAACTACTTCAACATCAAGAATAAGAAAGGAACCGAGCTGTGGTTGGGAGTGGACGCATTGGGACTCAACATTTACGAACAGAATGACAA AATGACACCCAAAATTGGATTTCCTTGGAGTGAAATAAGGAACATTTCCTTCAATGACAAGAAGTTTGTCATCAAACCAATTGACAAAAAAGCCCCT GACTTTGTATTCTATGCTCCGAGACTTCGCATCAACAAGCGCATTCTGGCTCTGTGCATGGGCAACCACGAGCTGTACATGCGCCGCCGCAAACCTGACACCATTGAAGTGCAGCAGATGAAGGCTCAGGCTCGGGAGGAGAAGAACCACAAGAAGATGGAGAG AGCACTGCtggagaatgaaaagaggaaacgGGAAGttgcagaaaaggaaaaggagaagatcgaaaaggaaaaagaagagttgATGGAGAGATTGAGGCAAATTGAGGAGCAGACAAAAAAAGCTCAACAAG agttGGAGGAGCAAACACAGAGGGCTCTGGAgttggagcaggagaggaagcgAGCACAGGAGGAGGCTGAGCGCCTGGAGACTGACCTGAGAGGTGCTGAGGATGCCAAGATGGCACTGCTGCAGCAGTCCGAGAACCAGATGAAGAACCAAGAACACCTG GCCACGGAGTTGGCGGACCTGACTTCAAAGATTTCCCTCCTGGAGGATGCCAaacagaagaaggaagaggaggcagtACAGTGGCAGCACAAG GCGACCGTGGTGCAGGAGGACCTGGAGAAAACCAAAGAGGAGCTTAAAAACAAAGTGATGGCAGCTCACGTGCAGGAGCCGCTCAACGCTGAGAACGAGCATGACGAGAACGACGAGAGCAGCGCCGAGGCCAGCGCCGAGTTCACCGACGCCGCCACGTACAAGGACCGCAGTGAAGAGGAGCGAATGACTGAGGCCGAGAAGAACGAACGCTTGCAGAAACATCTACTC GCTCTGAGCTCAGAGTTGGCCAACGCTCGGGACGAGACCAAGAAAACGGTGAATGACATGATCCACGCAGAGAACATGCGCGCCGGACGAGACAAGTACAAGACCCTGCGACAGATCCGGTCAGGAAATACCAAACAGCGCATTGACGAGTTTGAATGCATGTGA
- the LOC118300121 gene encoding moesin isoform X2 yields the protein MLSWSLPFSPIQQGSSSSTRVLDQHKLNKEQWEERIQVWHEEHKGMMREESMMEYLKIAQDLEMYGVNYFNIKNKKGTELWLGVDALGLNIYEQNDKMTPKIGFPWSEIRNISFNDKKFVIKPIDKKAPDFVFYAPRLRINKRILALCMGNHELYMRRRKPDTIEVQQMKAQAREEKNHKKMERALLENEKRKREVAEKEKEKIEKEKEELMERLRQIEEQTKKAQQELEEQTQRALELEQERKRAQEEAERLETDLRGAEDAKMALLQQSENQMKNQEHLATELADLTSKISLLEDAKQKKEEEAVQWQHKATVVQEDLEKTKEELKNKVMAAHVQEPLNAENEHDENDESSAEASAEFTDAATYKDRSEEERMTEAEKNERLQKHLLALSSELANARDETKKTVNDMIHAENMRAGRDKYKTLRQIRSGNTKQRIDEFECM from the exons ATGCTGAGCTGGAGTTTGCCATTCAGCCCAATACAACAGGGAAGCAGCTCTTCGACCAG GGTTCTGGACCAGCACAAACTCAACAAGGAACAGTGGGAAGAGAGGATTCAAGTGTGGCACGAAGAGCACAAGGGCATGATGAG AGAGGAATCCATGATGGAGTATCTGAAGATCGCTCAAGACCTTGAAATGTATGGAGTCAACTACTTCAACATCAAGAATAAGAAAGGAACCGAGCTGTGGTTGGGAGTGGACGCATTGGGACTCAACATTTACGAACAGAATGACAA AATGACACCCAAAATTGGATTTCCTTGGAGTGAAATAAGGAACATTTCCTTCAATGACAAGAAGTTTGTCATCAAACCAATTGACAAAAAAGCCCCT GACTTTGTATTCTATGCTCCGAGACTTCGCATCAACAAGCGCATTCTGGCTCTGTGCATGGGCAACCACGAGCTGTACATGCGCCGCCGCAAACCTGACACCATTGAAGTGCAGCAGATGAAGGCTCAGGCTCGGGAGGAGAAGAACCACAAGAAGATGGAGAG AGCACTGCtggagaatgaaaagaggaaacgGGAAGttgcagaaaaggaaaaggagaagatcgaaaaggaaaaagaagagttgATGGAGAGATTGAGGCAAATTGAGGAGCAGACAAAAAAAGCTCAACAAG agttGGAGGAGCAAACACAGAGGGCTCTGGAgttggagcaggagaggaagcgAGCACAGGAGGAGGCTGAGCGCCTGGAGACTGACCTGAGAGGTGCTGAGGATGCCAAGATGGCACTGCTGCAGCAGTCCGAGAACCAGATGAAGAACCAAGAACACCTG GCCACGGAGTTGGCGGACCTGACTTCAAAGATTTCCCTCCTGGAGGATGCCAaacagaagaaggaagaggaggcagtACAGTGGCAGCACAAG GCGACCGTGGTGCAGGAGGACCTGGAGAAAACCAAAGAGGAGCTTAAAAACAAAGTGATGGCAGCTCACGTGCAGGAGCCGCTCAACGCTGAGAACGAGCATGACGAGAACGACGAGAGCAGCGCCGAGGCCAGCGCCGAGTTCACCGACGCCGCCACGTACAAGGACCGCAGTGAAGAGGAGCGAATGACTGAGGCCGAGAAGAACGAACGCTTGCAGAAACATCTACTC GCTCTGAGCTCAGAGTTGGCCAACGCTCGGGACGAGACCAAGAAAACGGTGAATGACATGATCCACGCAGAGAACATGCGCGCCGGACGAGACAAGTACAAGACCCTGCGACAGATCCGGTCAGGAAATACCAAACAGCGCATTGACGAGTTTGAATGCATGTGA
- the LOC118300122 gene encoding N-acetyllactosaminide beta-1,3-N-acetylglucosaminyltransferase 3-like — protein MMRVLGRTEISTSTLLLVVTLVMVICLLYDYNDNQISHLQKAVMEDDNQTMSPAQNASHPTSWPPCEPNMAAADIRDFSSLPKTLQDFLYFQHCQQFPMLLDVPDKCGGAEASDGVFLLLVIKSSPGNYENREVLRKTWAKERLHNGALIRRLFITGTEQTGFEKARQNQLLQLEQSEYGDILQWDFTDSFYNLTLKQVLFLQWIDRNCPHVRFLLNGDDDVFANTGKMVEYLQGLDGNDGDKHLFSGNVIYNSSPIRSPSSKYFIPMQVQASNSYPPYCSGGGFLLSGYTAMVIYKMSTAVPLLPIDDVYIGMCLAKAGLHPAYHMGILTNGLYIPSKKIDKYDPCIYRDFLLVHRFLPAQIYLMWHRVNYSNLKCSSFTKH, from the exons ATGATGAG AGTTTTGGGGAGGACCGAGATTTCAACCTCGACTTTGTTGCTGGTGGTAACTCTTGTCATGGTCATTTGTCTCCTGTACGATTACAATGACAACCAAATCAGTCACCTCCAAAAAGCGGTGATGGAAGATGACAACCAAACAATGTCACCCGCCCAAAATGCGTCCCATCCAACCTCCTGGCCACCGTGTGAGCcaaacatggctgctgctgacATCAGGGACTTCAGCTCACTTCCAAAAACCTTGCAAGATTTTCTCTACTTTCAACACTGTCAACAGTTTCCCATGCTGCTAGACGTCCCTGACAAATGTGGAGGAGCTGAAGCATCAGATGGAGTCTTCCTTTTACTGGTTATTAAAAGCTCCCCGGGAAACTATGAAAACCGAGAAGTTCTGCGCAAAACCTGGGCTAAAGAGAGGTTGCACAATGGCGCGTTGATCCGAAGGCTCTTCATCACAGGAACAGAGCAGACTGGTTTTGAGAAAGCGAGACAGAACCAACTCCTCCAACTGGAGCAAAGTGAGTATGGCGACATTCTACAGTGGGACTTCACGGACTCTTTCTACAACCTGACCCTGAAGCAGGTACTCTTCCTGCAATGGATAGACAGAAACTGTCCCCATGTTCGCTTCCTGCTGAACGGGGATGATGACGTCTTTGCCAACACAGGCAAAATGGTTGAGTATCTCCAAGGCCTTGACGGCAATGATGGTGACAAGCACCTCTTTAGTGGCAATGTGATCTATAATTCCAGCCCCATTAGATCGCCCAGTAGTAAGTATTTTATTCCCATGCAGGTGCAAGCATCAAATTCATATCCACCCTACTGTAGTGGTGGGggcttcctcctctctggctACACAGCTATGGTCATATACAAAATGTCCACGGCAGTCCCCCTTCTTCCCATTGATGATGTTTACATAGGGATGTGCCTGGCCAAAGCAGGACTTCATCCTGCTTATCATATGGGTATCTTAACAAATGGATTGTACATTCCctcaaaaaaaattgataaatatGACCCTTGCATTTATAGAGACTTTCTACTCGTTCACAGATTTCTTCCAGCTCAAATATATCTCATGTGGCACAGAGTAAATTACTCTAATCTGAAGTGCTCCAGCTTTACCAAGCATTAA